AACGCCATCGTATGAAATTTTAACCGGTTTTATTTACGTCGCAAACTTtgttttgtatcattttaaCCAATTTTAACAAACGTATTATACGTACTATCTAATATTTACAtcttgatattttaattaaggtatattattatatatttttgtattaaaagtgTTATTTATTCTATAAGCTTAACAGAAGATAAATGATACATCAATATATTCTTATACAATGTTGTAATTTAGAAGGTGTGTTGTTctagaaattttgtaattatgaaGTTTCTACAATACTTATGACAACTactgatattaataattatttgttagGATTCatgagtttaatttaattttaaacaaaaattgacAATTATGATTGTAAATTACAGTTTTACATATTATGTTACAGATTTAAATGGTACATATGGAGAAATGACTCCATATTTGACAAGGCAGCGTACTTTGTTGTTAAATTTGCAAGACCCACAGTTAAGAAATACGATCTCATCCTCAAATACAGTAGCTAAAcctaaaaatattgcaaacaaAAAGGTAAATACAAAGGTTAACAGCAAAGTGATCAATACAAGATCCACGATCCAAATAAGAAATGTGTTATCTAAGAAAAGGAATAATGCTTCAGCTTCATTGGATACAGAAACtattgaaaaagaaagtaaaaaaactGTGAAACATAAACAACTATCTAAAGAGGGAATTAATAACAGAGTAAAAGCTAAAAAAAGTGTAATACATAATGATTCcaataatttaaatagaaataaatcaaAGGTTATCAAGAGAAAGCAAAGTACAAATGAAAcaagtaaaaatatttctaatttacgACAGATGTCATTAAAAGAGTCCTTTGTAAATCAGTCTAAGAAGAGAGTACTACGTTCTTCTAAAAATACTAAAGgtttaaaaaatgatgaaatacCAATAAAAAAAGATTGTTCTCCTAAATTAAACGATTGTGGAAGCAGAGAAAAATTACCAGTATATAAAAGTGTTCCACTTGATAATTCTCAAGAAGATACTAATGAAATCTATGAGTTTAAATTTGATGTTAATGATTCTAAAGAAAAATTGCCTAAGAAACGTAAGAAGAAGTTTACTACTAAAAAAACACTATtaagcaaaaaaaagaaaaatgtttttgggaaacataatttgccagaaataaaaattgataaagagATTCCAACTAATTTTCAGTTTGAAGAAGTTCAAGAAGTTAAAGAACTTAAGGAGGTGACAGAAGCAAAACGCGATAAAGAAGCAATAGGAACAAATTctgttgaaattttagaaagcaAAGTTTCAACAGAACCTGTGGTTGAACATGTATTAGAGAAAGATGACTTAcaagaagatttaaaaaatgtttcagcAGATCCTTTAATTGAACATGTATTGACAGAAAACGTGCAAGAATATGCAAAAGAAGAAACAGATACTCATAAATCAGAAAAACCACAAAGCACAAAGGAAGAACAAGTCAAAGATAATATTACAAAACCAAGAATTGTATCAGTAGaagatttaaataataaaaaagttacaATGATACATAATTCACAAACGTCAAAGTCAGATGATTTTCAGCCATTTAGACTAACAGATATTTTTAAGAGTGATCTCGTGGTACAGCAGAAAAACATGCTTAATCATTCATTGTTTGAAAGATCTTTATCACCAATTAAAAAATCATCAGAAAATCTAGAAATTGGTAGTCCCTGGAGAACGCCACAACCGCTTACATTTTCACAAGTAAAGAATGCATTTCAAAGTACACCACAGAGCAACAAATATGGTATTTTTAGCAATAAATTTGTGCGAACTTCAAATAATGAAATCAAACCATATGGAAgtataataaatgcaaaaaatatttcacagaaaaacaatgaaaatataaacGAGGAAGGGTATGTAAGTAATGTTAGTCACAAAAAGAGAAAACCTTCTGGGTCAAGAAAATTTGGTACAGAAATTACAAACATAAATCAATCTTTACAATCTAATCCAGGAGAAGGTATAAATGAACTAGTAGTAAGTGAAGCTGAAAATATACCACCACCAGCTATACAGACAACGAATACAATGAACTTAAGTACAAATAATACATTTAGCTCTGGTACTAATGAAAACAAAGAAAACAATATGTCAAATCAGCAAAGTCAAATAGTTgttaagaaagaaaggaaaaaagttaATTCTCAAAGTCCTAAGAAAAGTACATTAAGTGTACAAATGgatgaacaaaaagaaaattttgatcCTCAACCTGGACCATCGGGCTTACAAAATCGTTCAATTGTTAATGATCAAAGAGTATTGAGACaatctaatttaaataattttctaaatataatgGAAATGCCACAAAGTACTACAATCAAAACAGCTCACAAAATTTTTGATGATATATGTTCAACACCAGTTAGTACTATTAAATCAGGAAAAAAGTTACATGAACGCAGTATGGAATTACAAAATGCATTTGGTTTTAGTGATGAAGATGATGAAAATTTATCATCTTCTGTTGAGTATAAAAATGCAAAtgacaaagaaaaagaagaaaaagccaTTCAGACAAATTTAGAGAATTATAATAGACCTTTAGCAAGATTATcagttaatgaaataaaaaacaaattagcggttaataaattgaaagaggatataaaaaaagttgaaaatgtaCAAACTGAAAAATTAGATGTAAAAAGATCGCCTCtcaaagaaaagaacaaaaataaaattgatattacaAGCTTTTCTGATACATTTGATGTTCTTTCTGAAACGGGTGAATCTAAAATAGGGAATAATATACCAGAAGTTCCATTGTTTGCTGATTTTGAACCAACTCATTTTTCACAggtattatttgtaattattttaaattaaatgttaGTATTTATTAACTATATTCTTAATGTGTATTATATATGTGTACATGCATGTATTACAGCCTCCACGATATTCATACAAACGTAAACGACCAGTGAAATTCAGTTTATCAGACGAGAGTGGTTCAGAAGAGGAAGAGATACCAAAACATGAAATAAAGCGGAAAAGAggtaacaaaatgaaattacagCAGGAACAAAGGTTAAAGAACtgggttaaaaatattaataaaacatttagtGAAGTAGACCAGCATGAACTTGTGGTTGAGTAAACTACTAATTACAGTTATTGCAAAGAAAAGTTAAGTATATTTCTGATATAAACTGTTATTGATATTTGTTAGGCAAATTTTATCTTGATatcttaaatattatttttaagtgCCTTATTATATACATACGCGTGCTTGCGTActttaagagaaaaaaaatatacaaaagtcatatttatttttatttttattattattattatttttttttttttttttttaatatttataaaaataggtTTATTATATTCTGTGTAACGCACGattaaaacttaaataatttattatagatTTAATATAGTGATATAGTGGTGtttgttataaaaaatttttatgcgATTATTATACAATCATTAAACAGTATATATATccaaaataatgtaatacacaatttttcaaagaatataATGATGAGAAGTAAAAGCGTttaataatgtacatataatattttgattaagtgaataagtaattaatattttgttttttatatcttttgtgcAATGGTAATATTTTCTATCCTTTGGTCGCTGTGTTCGTTTGCTATTTACAAGTGGTAGTAGATCGTTCGtacataaatttcataaaaaataaattttgtacatatattttacgttattttatttctgaatGATTAAAATGTACAAGTGTGTGCATGCGCatgcatatatatgtatacacaatATTACATACAAGTGTACTATTATTTTCTGAAAACTgtgtatttatgtatatatcttttacatattatgtaaaaaaaaaaaaacattaacttCTTAGTTGCAATTTATCATTGTTGTTCAATTGGTTATTGAACTTACGCATATTATGAGTTAACATATCTACGCGTATATTACATAAGGAATAATCACTCATTTCATACCTCGGTAGATTtcttaaatagaaaaatcaattttttcgaaAGATGAAAGGAATCGTTTATTTCAAAGATGTGACACAATAATTATCCACGAAATAATGTTTTTTACATTTTGAGTTCCAAACTTTTCTTATTAGTTTTTTGTATGGGACAGTTGTTCATTtccttatttaaaaaattccaatatGAAGCAACTgctttataaatatttagttCTTATACAAATGATTCTTTGGTACATATTAAATCccataaataatattaacgaCTGTAATTTGATACACGTAACAATGATAGCCTTGTCAATTGTGTGTGCATTGCAACTTAATACATTAGATTTGGATACAcatttatataagtgtacgtATTTTTCTATCCATATAATCGATTCAACCGCGGTGTTTAGGAATAGTATGTTCGTAATTAATTCGAACAGAAAGAATTTACATTTCAAGGAAAAAGTTTTAAGAAAGGTGGTGCAGGAGTCTCCTACATAGAGAACGTATTTATAGTTGCGCTAGTCACGTATGTTATTCCCTTCTTAAATTAGTAGTATATATACCGTACTGCATATACTATCTTACACAATATGTAGTCGTTGATGTGTTTACCTAAACATCTACAATTACAAAATGATCGATAGATTAGTGTTTATACGAAAAAAAATAAAGACCGTGTACAGTCTTTTTTCAGTCATAttgaatttacttttttttttcttttttttttttagtaggaaacattttattcattttgaaatagaaaacgtttataaatgtaatttctatttgcatttattttaaGCTTATTTTAACACCGTTTCTTTACATTTATCTTTAAAGTGGTAAAACAGGTCGAATGCATGCAAAGTTATAAATATATGACCAAGATCAATATCTACATGAAAGACACACGAATTATTTCCTCTTTCCCATTCACTATGTATgaaagtttaatattttaaattacgtAATTGAAGCGCATCTGCTTTGATCGATATTCGTATCGAACAGTAAAGGCAATTTGAATCGTTTATAAGTATTCTATCATTTCTGTTATTACAGCAAATATGTATGCAATTACGATCGATAGTTACATTGAACGAGTAAGGAAAATCATTTATAAGTATTTTCTTATGTCTCTATTCAAAGTACAAACAGGTTTTCATCAACTTTATTTTCACTCGAGGTAAATATGTAATCGGTAAACTATCGTTTGACTGGAGCGGATATCTCATTAAATTAACATTGCTAAATATATTTCTACGCTTGGTATTTACTGTCCACTACTCCACCATTACTAATTTCACCGTATAACCTGTAGCAATATTGCAAGCGACACGGTCACGGACAGTGAAAACCTTTGGTTCGGTTTAAAGTCATATTTGATCAGAAAATAACAAGTTTCTAACTGCAGAGATATCACACGGTATATTCCTACGACTATATCGTTTGATCTTTTAAGTTGGGATTTTGATGCTGCGAATTCTGAATTAATTACGAAAGATATTGTCTATGATACACGTGAAAGGAAATCTGAGTGTAGCTATCCAATTGCAGGTATGAAATTGAGTGCGTATAATAAGCTATAATACAATTATATGCAACTACGTGTAAAGTAGGTCGAGGTGTATGTATTGTACCAAACatagtacatatatatattgtacttCGGTTTAGCAAACAATTCAGCTACatcatattacattttttattacctCGTTTGTACttaaaccgtttttgtagattataaataaattgtaaaagtaTTTGTAATATAGAGAATAAGggcaacaaataaaaaatatttgtttggTATGTTGAAAAAAGCTTAAGTTTCGAAAACTACTCGCAAGTAATCATAACAAACACTGAAACTGCATCGTATTAGAAAAACACATTTATCATTTCAAACATCCTATAGGAACACATTTACAGACAACTCGCAACCGAGGTAGATTCTGCGTTTTGTTTCCGAACAGAAACattatttctaattaggtaTCAGTAGTTTTGTAAAAAGACTACTTTCTATCTACAACTTACAATATTATTGGAATTAGTTTCTTTTTATCGAAGTTACGgagtatatttaatatattgaaTAATGTTTTGTATACTTGCAGCATGAGTTATAAATTAATAAGTACCGCTATAAAATTAAtgataagaaataatttttgataaaatacaattttttctcCGTTTACATATTAACGATTATTGATTCAAAGTTTTGATCATCAAATCATTTTAAATCGTTGATAGTTCGATCGACCCAACgtacataaattatattatacatgAATTGTATTACATACGCATACAATAGATTAATAATCCTATTGATATTCGAAATGTATTGTGTAAAGGAATATGCTTGCCATGCGTTTATCATTATCTTTGGTTGTTCTACGtaataaacattaaattaacGGTCGTAAGGGTGCAATGTGTATGAGAAGAGCCGCCATAGTCTTTCAGGGAGTAGTGCCTGAAGGATAAGTGAGCATGGTGGGGTTTGGTAGGGACAAATACATTCACCCCACCTTTCGGAGCAAATGTCCCTACTCCTCCGAAACGTTAGCACGTCGCGCTTCGCTATCGTACGGAATCACGGATAAATCAAACATGGCGATTCAGTCGCTGTTTGCGGTGAAGGCGTACGGTTCGTAAAGCGGGAATAGAGAGTATCTGTGGATGAGGTAGCGTTTTTAACGGTAATGAGTGCTTGTACCACTGTAAATAGCCGAATTTTAGTCAATATTACAAATATGGATAATCATAACGGCAAAACTGTAATGGAGAAAGTGTCGGATGACATTGATGAAGTACATGACGTGAAGGGCGTACAGGCAGAGCCGACGCCTGCGGCGTCATCGTTGCCAGCTTCGGAGCAAGTGCCGCTCCCTATTGGCAAAAATATCAACAAAAGCAACTATATTAATGACAAAATTGTAAGATACagaattttgatttattttaaacattaaaaataaaaatttttaattctaataaattttgtaatgctACTTTTTTTGTATacgataaattaaatatttaaaactaattgaaatatttttgtttcagtgtTCCAAACTACTAACAAAAAATTCTGGGAAGTTTGAAAGTGGTAGTGGCAGTGGAGATCAAGAGGGAGGTCAACACGAAGATGGAATTGATATTgcagcaaaaaaaagaaaaactcgtAGAGGTAAACCTAAACATAGAAAATTAAAGCCATATTCGAAACAGCAATTATCATATCAACAACAGTTAAGATATAGATCTAGAGGTCGATTAGCAAAAACTGGTAGACAGCCTCCAGCACCATATAATACTACACAATTTCTAATGGATGATCACAGTGATCTTCCAGATCTCGATCAGAAGCTTTCAGAAGCTGTATCATCAGAATTACCTGCTACATTTCAAAAACCAGCCCCTTCTCGTACTAGAGATTCTAGTTTCAGTGTTGACTCTGATGAAGATTACTTTTATTCATCCccagaagatgaagaagaattcTTGACTAAAGAATTCTCAACAGCATATGAAGATCTTCATGCTGAAAGGTTAAGTACATTAAGTAAATCAGAATTAATACAGGAATATCTACAATTAGAGGCCAAAGTAGACTTATTGACGAAACGTCTACGTGGCAAAAATTTTCATCAAACAGAAGACAGAGATTTGGAAAGTAAAAGTggtaatacagattcagaatcagcaaaaaaattgaaaatttgtcaaCAACGGATCGATGATTTAATGCAACAAAATGAACAATTAAAGAGAGAAAATGAATCATTAAGAGCTCAAAGACATGGCAGTACAGTTTCAAGTGTTGATAGCGAAAGGGACAGTGATAGTACAAGTAATGGGAATAGGAGCAGATGTAGTTGTCCTCTTTTAAGTTCTAGCTCTTCTCCAGAACACATGGGATATTCTTCTAGACGTGAAAATAGTCAAAGGAAAGACAGTTCAGTGTCTAGCACTGATAGTAAAAGTGATAGTTGTGATAGTAGCTCAAGTGAGAGTTCTAAGGCATCTATGACTCCAGTTAATCTTTCAAATGGTCATGTAACTATTCAAGAAATTGTTGGTCTCCCCACATAAATTATAAAGAgttgttttttatattaaaagtcTATTCAATGTTTCAATGATTCAATGACTTAACATGCAAGTCGTATTATAGTCATTGGTCTGCATATTTGCTTTACTTCTATCCATTTAGGAAGCAAGACTGGTTTAAATCAACTTGATCAACTTGATCCTCTTTCTGATATTGGATATGTAACCTTAGATTATCCTTGAATGTGCCCTTACAATTTACTTCCTATACTTCTTTTAAGACTGTTTTGTGTAAACAACGTAAGCATGTAATGAAGTAGGAAATACACAGCTAATCTTATGGAAAAGCAAATTTATATTTGTGCAGGCTGCATTGTTATATACTTGATCAAATTTGCAAGTTATATATTTTTGGTATACATCCTATCATGTtactttatattaatttaattgctaTTGATTATGATGCAATtgagttaattatttttaaaacaatttgtttttaatgaGCTGCCACTTAAAATTGCTGAATgtatgaatttgaaatttacagACCATCAACTAATAAGTTATAAAACTGTATAGACACAATAAGAAGAtacaaattaatgttaaaattgTGATATTGTAAAagtttaaatattgtataataataataatacatattaGTTTATGGTCtaaatatataatgtattaaaatattttgcactttacatttttaataaattttaagtttttctttcttttattatagttattcTCCTAAAATTTTATGCAAAACATGAACTTTGTTGAAAAATGTTCAACAATGCGAAGGTGTCTGATTATAAGGATAtctctatttattttagaatGTAGATATccctaaaaaatttaataaaatcataattaataccgtaagatattacaaaatttgtatttaatacatataaaaaacgtatttta
The sequence above is a segment of the Osmia lignaria lignaria isolate PbOS001 chromosome 12, iyOsmLign1, whole genome shotgun sequence genome. Coding sequences within it:
- the LOC117603116 gene encoding uncharacterized protein LOC117603116 isoform X1; this encodes MIHQYILIQCCNLEDLNGTYGEMTPYLTRQRTLLLNLQDPQLRNTISSSNTVAKPKNIANKKVNTKVNSKVINTRSTIQIRNVLSKKRNNASASLDTETIEKESKKTVKHKQLSKEGINNRVKAKKSVIHNDSNNLNRNKSKVIKRKQSTNETSKNISNLRQMSLKESFVNQSKKRVLRSSKNTKGLKNDEIPIKKDCSPKLNDCGSREKLPVYKSVPLDNSQEDTNEIYEFKFDVNDSKEKLPKKRKKKFTTKKTLLSKKKKNVFGKHNLPEIKIDKEIPTNFQFEEVQEVKELKEVTEAKRDKEAIGTNSVEILESKVSTEPVVEHVLEKDDLQEDLKNVSADPLIEHVLTENVQEYAKEETDTHKSEKPQSTKEEQVKDNITKPRIVSVEDLNNKKVTMIHNSQTSKSDDFQPFRLTDIFKSDLVVQQKNMLNHSLFERSLSPIKKSSENLEIGSPWRTPQPLTFSQVKNAFQSTPQSNKYGIFSNKFVRTSNNEIKPYGSIINAKNISQKNNENINEEGYVSNVSHKKRKPSGSRKFGTEITNINQSLQSNPGEGINELVVSEAENIPPPAIQTTNTMNLSTNNTFSSGTNENKENNMSNQQSQIVVKKERKKVNSQSPKKSTLSVQMDEQKENFDPQPGPSGLQNRSIVNDQRVLRQSNLNNFLNIMEMPQSTTIKTAHKIFDDICSTPVSTIKSGKKLHERSMELQNAFGFSDEDDENLSSSVEYKNANDKEKEEKAIQTNLENYNRPLARLSVNEIKNKLAVNKLKEDIKKVENVQTEKLDVKRSPLKEKNKNKIDITSFSDTFDVLSETGESKIGNNIPEVPLFADFEPTHFSQPPRYSYKRKRPVKFSLSDESGSEEEEIPKHEIKRKRGNKMKLQQEQRLKNWVKNINKTFSEVDQHELVVE
- the LOC117603116 gene encoding uncharacterized protein LOC117603116 isoform X2 translates to MTPYLTRQRTLLLNLQDPQLRNTISSSNTVAKPKNIANKKVNTKVNSKVINTRSTIQIRNVLSKKRNNASASLDTETIEKESKKTVKHKQLSKEGINNRVKAKKSVIHNDSNNLNRNKSKVIKRKQSTNETSKNISNLRQMSLKESFVNQSKKRVLRSSKNTKGLKNDEIPIKKDCSPKLNDCGSREKLPVYKSVPLDNSQEDTNEIYEFKFDVNDSKEKLPKKRKKKFTTKKTLLSKKKKNVFGKHNLPEIKIDKEIPTNFQFEEVQEVKELKEVTEAKRDKEAIGTNSVEILESKVSTEPVVEHVLEKDDLQEDLKNVSADPLIEHVLTENVQEYAKEETDTHKSEKPQSTKEEQVKDNITKPRIVSVEDLNNKKVTMIHNSQTSKSDDFQPFRLTDIFKSDLVVQQKNMLNHSLFERSLSPIKKSSENLEIGSPWRTPQPLTFSQVKNAFQSTPQSNKYGIFSNKFVRTSNNEIKPYGSIINAKNISQKNNENINEEGYVSNVSHKKRKPSGSRKFGTEITNINQSLQSNPGEGINELVVSEAENIPPPAIQTTNTMNLSTNNTFSSGTNENKENNMSNQQSQIVVKKERKKVNSQSPKKSTLSVQMDEQKENFDPQPGPSGLQNRSIVNDQRVLRQSNLNNFLNIMEMPQSTTIKTAHKIFDDICSTPVSTIKSGKKLHERSMELQNAFGFSDEDDENLSSSVEYKNANDKEKEEKAIQTNLENYNRPLARLSVNEIKNKLAVNKLKEDIKKVENVQTEKLDVKRSPLKEKNKNKIDITSFSDTFDVLSETGESKIGNNIPEVPLFADFEPTHFSQPPRYSYKRKRPVKFSLSDESGSEEEEIPKHEIKRKRGNKMKLQQEQRLKNWVKNINKTFSEVDQHELVVE
- the LOC117603117 gene encoding uncharacterized protein LOC117603117; this encodes MSACTTVNSRILVNITNMDNHNGKTVMEKVSDDIDEVHDVKGVQAEPTPAASSLPASEQVPLPIGKNINKSNYINDKICSKLLTKNSGKFESGSGSGDQEGGQHEDGIDIAAKKRKTRRGKPKHRKLKPYSKQQLSYQQQLRYRSRGRLAKTGRQPPAPYNTTQFLMDDHSDLPDLDQKLSEAVSSELPATFQKPAPSRTRDSSFSVDSDEDYFYSSPEDEEEFLTKEFSTAYEDLHAERLSTLSKSELIQEYLQLEAKVDLLTKRLRGKNFHQTEDRDLESKSGNTDSESAKKLKICQQRIDDLMQQNEQLKRENESLRAQRHGSTVSSVDSERDSDSTSNGNRSRCSCPLLSSSSSPEHMGYSSRRENSQRKDSSVSSTDSKSDSCDSSSSESSKASMTPVNLSNGHVTIQEIVGLPT